GGGACGGCGGGCGTCGCCCGCGCTTCCCGCATCTGAACCGCCGGCTGCACGGGCTCGAGCGCGACTTCGACCCTGGGGGCGGTGTCGGACAGCAGGGCGGCGGCGAAGATGAGGGCGAGCATTGGAGGGTGATCCCGGTTCTGCGAGATCAATGGGCGGGCGACGTTTCCGTTCCGTTCGAGATCTTAACGGGCGGCGGAGGCCTTCAGACTGTCGCTGAAAAGCTGCAGGGTCTCGGCTCCCGCGAGGCGGGCGCGGCTGTCGGGCTCGATCATCAGGCCGATGCGGCGGGTGAGGCCCCAGCCGGTCAGGGTGGCGACGGCGACGCCCTCGCCCTGGAACCCGCGCGGCAGGACGGTGACGCCGAGCCCCGCGCGGACATAGGCCAGGGCCCGGTCGTCGTGGGTGGTGCGGGCGGCCATGAAGGGGCGCACGCCGCGGGCGGTGAAATAGCGGCTGGTCTCGGCCAGGGCCTCGCAGTGGCGGCGCACGATCATGGTCTCGGCCGCGACCTCCTCGGGAGCGACCTCGGGGCGGTGGGCGAGGGGGTGGGAGAGAGGCATGGCCAAGCCGTAGTCCTCGACGAACAGCGGATCGCGCGCGGCGCCGTCCACGACCCCGATGGCTGCATCGACCCGACCCCGGCCGAGTAGGGCGGGCAGGTCGGATTGACGGCCCTCGACGATTTCGAGCCGTTCCGAGAGCGCGCTGTCCCGCAGGGCGGCCAGCGCCCGTTCGACCCAGGACGAGGGCAGGGTGGAGAGCAGGCCGAGGCGGATCAGCTTCTTCGGCGCCTCGGCGGGGGCGGCGGTCTCGGCCTCGAGGAAGGCGGCCTCGATGCGCCGGGCCTGGGCCGAGAGGCGGACGCCGGCGGCGGTCAGCTCGACCCGGCGGCTGTTGCGGATGAACAGAGTCTCGCCCAGCATCCGCTCCAGCTTCGCGATCCCGATGGACAATGTTGGTTGGGACACGCGGCAGTTGGCGGCGGCGCGGGAGAAGTTCCCACGGTCCACGACGGCAAGAAAATATCGCAGCAAGGTCCGGTCGAGCATAGCGACAGACTATACTGAAGCCTCGCCCAATTGAAATTTCCCGCGCGCGGCGGACGCGCTAGGGTGACGGCCAGACTCCCGTCAGAGGACCGAGGAAACTTCGCATGAGCATTCCCTTCGCCCCCCAGTCGATGGAGTTCGGCCTCGGCGAGAACGCCGACGCGATCCGCGAGACGACCGCCCGGTGGGCCGCCGACAAACTGGCGCCGCGCGCGGCCGAGATCGACGAGACCAACAAGTTCGCCCGCGACCTGTGGCCCGAGATGGGAGAGTTGGGCCTGCACGGCATCACGGTCGAGGAGGAATACGGCGGCCTCGGCATGGGCTACCTCGAGCATGTGGTGGCGATGGAAGAGGTGTCACGCGCCTCGGCCTCGATCGGCCTGAGCTACGGGGCCCACTCCAACCTCTGCGTCAACCAGATCCGCCGCTGGGGCAATGCGGAGCAGAAGGCGAAATATCTGCCCAGGCTGATCTCGGGCGAGCATCTGGGCTCGCTGGCCATGTCGGAGGCCGGCTCGGGCTCTGACGTCATGTCGATGCGGACCAGGGCCGAGGGCAAGGGCGACCGCTACATCCTGAACGGCACGAAATTCTGGATCACCAACTCCCCGACCGCCGATACCCTGGTGGTTTATGCCCGCACCGGCGAGGGCAACGGCGGGGTGACCGCCTTCCTGATCGAGAAGGGGATGAAGGGGTTCAGCGTCTCCAAGAAGCTGGACAAGATGGGGATGCGCGGCTCGGACACGGCGGAGCTGGTGTTCGAGGACTGCGAGGTCCCGGCCGAGAACGTCATGGGCGGCGAGGGGCGCGGGGCGGCGGTGCTGATGTCGGGCCTAGACTATGAGCGCACCGTCCTGTCGGGCGGGCCGCTGGGCATCATGCAGGCGGCGCTGGACGTGGTCCTGCCCTATGTCCGCGACCGCAAGCAGTTCGGCAAACCCATCGGCAGTTTCCAGCTGATGCAGGCCAAGGTCGCCGACATGTACGTCGCCCTGAACTCGGCCCGGGCCTATGTCTATGCGGTGGCGCGGGCCTGCGACGCGGGCAAGACGACGCGCTATGACGCGGCGGGGGCGATCCTGCTGGCGTCGGAGAATGCGGTGAAGGTGTCGCTGGAGGCCGTTCAGGCCCTGGGCGGCGCGGGCTATACGAAGGAATGGCCGGTCGAGCGGCTGGTCCGCGACGCCAAGCTCTATGATATCGGCGCCGGCACCAACGAGATCCGCCGCTTCCTGATCGGCCGCGAGCTGCTGGGGAGCTGATTGCTCTTCCGCACCGTCAAACCGATGCTATATTCCTCCCATGGCAAAGACGTCCGGACATTTCTTGAGCTGGGTGAAGCGCGACGCTCTGTCCGGGCGATTCAATGGGGCCGTCGGCGAAACCACCACGCCGAAAGGACATCGAGTGGTTCAGTTCTCGAAGCCCGCGAGAATCTCCGAGACGAAGCTGAAGGCCGCGATCGAAGCGCGCTCGGCGGCCAAATAGGACGTGGCTCGCGCCCCCAAAGGCTATTACAAATCGGTCTTCATCAACGCTCCTTTCACGCCCGATCGCGCGGAGCTGTTCAATGCGATGGTGTTCACGGTGCAGGCCGCGGGCTTCGCGCCGCACTGCGCCCGGGAACTGGACAACGCCGGTCAGGTCCGGCTGGACAAGATCAAGGATCTGATCCGCACCTGTCATCTCGGCATTCACGACATCTCGTTCATGGCCCTGGACGGCGACGTGCCGCGCTTCAACATGCCGTTCGAACTGGGACTGTTTCTGGGGGCGTCGGCTTTCGGCGAGGGCTGGGTGGCGCGCAAGGCCTGCACTATCCTCGATGCAGAAGCCTTCCGGTATCAGCGAGCGCTGTCAGACATCGCCGGTCAGGATATCCGGACCCATGCGCTCGAGGCCGACCAGGCGTCGGCACAGGTGAGAAACTGGCTCTCGCACCACTCGCGAAGCAAGGCACCGATCCTGGGGGCGGTCCCGATCTGGGGACTCTATCAGGCCTTCGAGGCAGAGTTGCCGGAACTGGCGGAAGCCAATGGCCTGATCGCCGACGACCTGACCTTCAGCGAGAGACGCTATATCGCGGGCGAGTGGCTTCGGGATCGCGTTCCATAACGGCGGGCGACACACGCCGCCATCACGCCCCAACGATGGACTTCGGTATCAAATGCCCCGTCTGACTTCCACGATCGATCCGAACAGCGCGGCGTTCAGGGCGCTGGATGCCCATAACCGGGCGCTGGCCGACGAGCTGCGCGCCAAGGTCGCGAAGGCGGCTCTGGGCGGGTCGGAGGCTTCGCGCGAGCGGCATGTGGCGCGGGGCAAGCTGTTGCCGCGTGACCGGGTCGAGCGGCTGCTGGACCCGGGTTCGCCCTTCCTCGAGGTCGCTCAGCTGGCCGCCAACGGCATGTATGGCGATGCGAAAGACCCCGACGGGGCGCCGGGCGCGGGCATGATCTGCGGCGTCGGCCGGGTCTCGGGCCGGGAGGTGATGATCGTCGCCAACGACCCGACGGTGAAGGGCGGCGCCTACTTCCCCCTGACGGTGAAGAAGCATCTGCGGGCGCAGGAGATCGCCGAGCAGAACAATCTGCCGTGTGTCTATCTGGTAGATAGCGGCGGAGCCAACCTGCCGCATCAGGCCGAGGTGTTTCCCGACCGCGAACATTTCGGGCGCATCTTCTTCAACCAGGCGCGGATGTCGGCGCGCAACATCCCGCAGATCGCCTGCGTCATGGGGTCGTGCACCGCCGGCGGCGCCTATGTGCCCGCCATGTCCGACGAGACGGTGATCGTGCGCAACCAGGGCACCATCTTCCTGGCCGGTCCGCCGCTGGTGAAGGCCGCGACGGGGGAGGTCATCTCGGCGGAAGAGCTGGGCGGGGCCGAGACCCATGCCCGCAAGTCCGGCGTCGTCGATCACGTCGCCGAGAACGACGAGCATGCGCTCGAGATCGTCCGCGACATCGTGGGCCACATCAACAGCGTGAAGACGGTCAGCATCGACGTGCGCGAGCCCAAGGCTCCGGCGCTGGATCCCGAGGAGCTCTACGGCATCATCCCCGAGGATGTCCGCGCCCCCTATGACGTGCGCGAGGTCATCGCCCGGATGGTGGACGGGTCGGAGTTCGAGGAGTTCAAGCCGCTGTACGGATCGAGCCTGGTCTGCGGGTTCGCCCGCATCTGGGGCTATCCGGTCGCCATCCTGGGTAACAACGGCGTGCTGTTCAGTGAGAGCGCGCAGAAGGGGGCGCACTTCATCGAACTGGCCTGCAAGCGCAAGATTCCGCTGGTCTTCCTGCAGAACATCAGTGGCTTCATGGTCGGCGGCAAATACGAGGCCGAGGGCATCGCCAAGCACGGGGCCAAGATGGTCACGGCGGTGGCGTCGGCGGAGGTGCCCAAGTTCACCATCCTGATCGGCGGGTCGTTCGGCGCGGGCAACTACGGCATGTGCGGCCGGGCCTATAGTCCGCGCTTCCTGTTCACCTGGCCCAACAGCCGGATCAGCGTCATGGGCGGGGAGCAGGCAGCATCCGTGCTGGCCACCGTCCACCGCGACGCCGACAGCTGGACCCCCGATCAGGCCGAAGCCTTCAAGGCGCCGGTGCGCCAGAAATACGAGGACGAGGGCAATCCCTACTACGCCACCGCCCGCCTGTGGGACGACGGAATCATCGACCCGGTTCAGACGCGAGACGTCCTCGGACTGGCCATTTCCGCGTCTTTGAATGCCCCGGTGCTGGACACGACGTTCGGAGTGTTCAGGATGTAGGTCCGCGGCGAAACGACCGACGGACAAGAACCATAAAAACGGGAAACATCAGGATGCGGATGACGATGGGCGGAATCGCCCTGGCTGGAATCAGCCTTGTCGCGGGTTTGGCGCTCTCGGGATGCGGGGCGAAGGTCGAGAGCCTGCCGGCGCAGTTTCAGGGACAGTGGGCCCAGACGGCGGCCCTCTGCAATGACGCCGACGGGGTGTCGCGGTTGACGGTGTCGGCGAACGGATTGGGCTTCTACGAGGGGCACGGCGCCCTGTCGGGACCCGTAACGACCTTGGGCGAGCGGGCCAGCGGGACCTTCGACATGACAGGCGCAGACTTCAATTACGAGGGCGTTCGCCCACGCGACCAGCGCCAGTCCGGCGAGCTGGTCCTGACCGACCACGGGGCGGGCCTGATCCTGACGCTTCAGGGCCACCGCCAGAACTATGTGCGCTGCACGGGCAATCGCGCATGATCGCCCTCCTGTCCTCGCTGGCGGGGGCGGCGCTGCTGACCGCCGCCGCAGGACAGGACGCCTCCCTGGCCCCGTTCGAAGGTGAATGGAACACCAGCGCCGCCGGCTGCGCCGATCTGGAGAGCCAGCACGGGCTGGCGATCGAGGGCGGCAAGATCGGCGGCTATGAATGGGGTGGCGATGTCGTCAGCGTGCGCTTGAGCCCTGGGGGCGAGGCTGCGGCCGACCTCGACTGGTGGGACATTAACGAGACCGGCTTTGACGGGCGGCTGATCACGCACCGCAAGACCTGGGGCTTCGCCCTGTCTTCGGATCACAGGGCCCTGACCGTTCGTTTCGATGACGGAAGCCAGACCTATGTCCGCTGTCCTGGGGATCGACCGGGATGAGGGATCGATCAGGCGGCCTTCTGGACGATCAGCCCGAACGAGGTCGTGGCATAGCCCTGCAGCGCCAGAACCAGAGAAGGTTCGGAATGGTAGGGTGGCACGTCGATGAACTGGTCCATGGGGCGGTCACCGGCGGTGAAGTCGAGCGGCGCGACCCGATGCCCCTTTTCCTCAAGGCGTCGGGCGAGCCTTTCGAAGTCCCGGCGACGGAACAGCACCGTGGTCTCGTGGTCGAGCGTGTCGGTGTTGGAGGACAGGTTGAGTTCGGTGGTGTGGATGGCCCAACCGCCCGGCTTGAGGGTGGCCAGCGAGTTCTCCACGAAATCGAGCCCCAGATCGATCGATCCGAGATGTTCGAACGCACAGGCGGACCAGCAGAAGTCAAATCCCTTCAGGTTCTGGTCGATCGCGTTCATGTCGCACACCTGGAACGACACGTTGAGCGCGAAGGTCTGGTCATCGCAGATGTCCGGGCGCCGCAATCCCTCGAGGCTCGCCGCGTGCTCCACAGAGCGGGTCCAGCCGGCCGAATGCGCGGACTCATGGGCCATGTCGGTGCCCACGATCGCGCAGCCGTAGTGGGCGAACAACGCGCTCAGGGGCTCTCGCCCGACGCCAAAGCCGAGACCGCGCGACCCCGGTCGCAACTGGTCCCGCTCCCAGAGCGCCTGGATGATATAGGCGAACTCCCACTGTTTGCGGTGGTAGGCGGGGCGAACCCCGATCCGCTGCATCCAGTAGGCGAACCAGGGCTGTTCGAAATACTCCTGGCGACAGGCCGACGACATCGGGAAAACGTTCCGGAGCGGTTTGCCCGGCGGAATGCGCGACGGTGTTTCAAGCGCCGACTGATCCGGCAAAAGGGCGTTGCGCAGGATCAGGCGCATCTCGCGCTGGTGAATGTCGAACTTGTGTTCAAGGCGGGCCAGTCGCGTCGCCGTGCGCGCCTCGACGAAGATATTGCGGTTGCGCCAGCTCTGGCGAAGCCGCTGCAGAGGGGTTTTCAACAGCGCGATCATGGTGTGGCGCCGCCCCCGTTCAAACCTGGACTTAACTAGGCGATCTCGCCAAACGTGTCACCCGCAAGAGTGGAATTCCGATGTTCAAATCCGTCCTTGTCGCCAATCGCGGCGAGATCGCCTGCCGGGTGTTCCGCACCGCCAAACGGATGGGGATCAAGGCCCTGGCCGTCTATTCCGAGGCGGACGCCAACGCCCTGCATGTGCGCGAGGCCGACGAGGCGATGTTGATCGGACCGGCGGCGGCGCGCGAGAGCTATCTGGATCAGGATAAGGTGCTGGCGGCGGCCAGGGCGATGGGAGCAGAGGCGATCCATCCCGGCTACGGCTTCCTGTCCGAGAACGCGGAGTTCGCCGAGGCGGTGGTCGCGGCGGGCATGATCTGGATCGGCGCCCCGCCGGCTTCGATCCGGGCCATGGGGCTGAAGGACGCGGCCAAGAAACTGATGGTGGGGGCCGGGGTGCCGGTCACGCCCGGATATATGGGCGAAGACCAGACGCCGTCGCACCTGAAGGCCCAGGCCGACGCGATTGGATACCCCGTGCTGATCAAGGCCGTGGCGGGCGGCGGCGGCAAGGGGATGCGGCGCGTCGATGAGGCCGGCGCGTTTCTGGACGCCTTGGCCTCGTGCCAGCGCGAGGCGGCGTCGAGCTTCGGCGACGACCGGGTGCTGATCGAGAAATACATCCTGAGCCCCCGCCACATCGAGGTTCAGGTGTTCGGCGACAGCCATGGGGAAGTCGTCCACCTGTACGAACGCGACTGCTCCCTGCAGCGGCGACACCAGAAGGTCATCGAGGAGGCTCCGGCGCCCGGCATGGACGCCGCGACGCGGGCGGCGGTGACCGAGGCGGCGGTCAAGGCCGCAAAGGCTGTAAGATATGTCGGCGCCGGGACCATCGAGTTCATCGCCGACGCCTCGGAGGGCCTCAAGGCCGACCGGATCTGGTTCATGGAGATGAACACCCGGCTGCAGGTCGAGCACCCGGTGACGGAGAGCATCACGGGCGTGGACCTCGTGGAATGGCAGTTCCGCGCGGCGGCGGGGGAGGCGGTTCCGCTCAAACAGGCCGATATCCCGATGAACGGCTGGGCCATGGAGGCGCGCCTCTATGCCGAGGATCCGGCGAACGGCTTCCTGCCGTCGATCGGCAAGCTCGAACATTTCGTCCTGCCCGACGACATCCGGGTCGATACGGGGGTCTATGAGGGCGGCGAGGTCAGCCAGTTCTACGACCCGATGATCGCCAAGCTGATCGTGCACGAGACCAGCCGTGAGGCGGCGGCGGCGCGGCTGGCGGACGCCTGCGGCGAGGTCGAGGTCTGGCCGGTCAGGACGAATGCGGGCTTCCTCGTTCGGTGTCTGGAGCATCCGTCCTTCGTGTCCGGGGATGTGGACACCGGGTTCATTGCGCGGGAGGAGGGGGCTCTGATCTCAAGCCGCCCGTCCGAAATCGCCCGGATCGCAGCCCTGACCCTGATGGCCGACAGCCAGCATCTGGCGCCCAAGCCGGGGCGGGCCGACTTCGACACGCCGTGGCAGGCGGACGCGGACAATGTGGCCACCGGCTTCCGGCTGAATGCGCCCCGGCGCGCCCTGTATCGCGCCCTGATCGGGGGCGAGACCACGACGGGAAGTCTGCTGTCGCGACAGGACGGCGATTTCTCCTGGGATGTCGAGATCGACGGCGAACGCCGGCTGAGCCGCAGCCAGGCGCGGACCGTCGAGGTCGAGGGGCTGGGGTCCGTCGGCTATCGCGGGACCTGGATCGAGACCGATGGCCTCGTTTTCGACCGGGGCTGGGCGTGGAAAGTGACCAAGCCCCGCTTCAGCGGAGCCGCGGGCGGCTCGGCCTCCGACGGCGCCCTGCGCGCACCGATGCCGGGCAAGATCGTCGCGGCGCCGGTCAAGGCCGGGGACGCAGTGGTCAAGGGCCAGCCCGTCGTGGTGCTGGAAGCCATGAAGATGGAGCACGCCCTGACCGCGCCTTTCGACGGGATCGTGGGCGAGATCGGCGTCGCGGTCGGAGACCAGGTGACGGCGGACGCCGTGCTGGCGGTGGTCGAGGCGCCCGACTGAATTCAGGCCTGATCCGGGACATTCCCCTGGCGCGCGACTTGCTCGCCTGAAAACCGAAGTCCCGTCCCGGGACGCATTTCGGATTTGGGGAAGAGCATGGTCGAGAACGCGGAATTCGCGATCCAGCTGACGGGCGGACCGTCGAACGACTGGCTGTGGTCGGTGCTGGACGAGAACGGCTCCACCGTCTCGAAGGGCGTCGCCGGACTTCAGGAACAGGCGCGGCGCGAGGCCGAGATCGTCGCCGGCTCGCTCAGCGTGTTCCGCCGTGTCACGCGGGGCGGCTGGTGATGCGTATCCGACCGAAAGCCTTCGCGGGTCAGGTGATCGCCGACCTGCTGCTGGTGTCGCTTCTGGCCGTGGTGACGGGCCTGATCGGGTTGCGAAGCGTGGTGCGCGGCGCCCGGGCCGTCGGCATCCTCCCGCCCAAGCCGAGCAGCGTGGCCTGCTGATCCAGCCGGCGTTTCGCCTCAAACCACCGCCCGTCTGACAGATCCTTGACCCGCCGTGGCCCTGCCGCGGCGGGTTTTCGTCGGGGGGCTACCAGCCGCTCGGGACGGGGATGCGGCCGCGACGCTGGCGTTGCTCGGTCGGCGGGGCCAGGGGTTGGTCGTGGTCGGGGCGGGCGTCGGGGGCGGCGCGGCCTGCGTCGGGGGCGGCGGAGCCTGGGGCTCCGGCTCGGGCAGGGGCGCGTGCTGGACCGGGGCGACGATCAGGGGCGTGGTATCGACCTCGATCTGCGGCTCGGGGACCAGATTGGGATCGACCGGAACCTCCAGCGCATCAAGCGGCGTGGTCACCAGCGCCATCTTGGCGATGACCGGCTCCTCGCCCGTGTGCTGGCGAGTGAAGGAGAAGCGCTGACCCCAGGCGCCGGTCCAGCGGTAGAAGATGTGCACGCCGATCTTGCGCAGCTTGACCAGCCGCTCGGCCCAGTAGGGCGAGACATAGTCGGCGTGATAGTGGGTCGCCATCCCGACCTCGGCGGCGACAGAGCCGTTCAGCGCCGCGGTGGCCACGGCCTTGGCGCGGGCCCAGCTCTCGGGGTTCGGAGGACGGTTCATGGCGCCGTCGCAGGTGAAGCTGAACTGGCAGCCGGTCGAGCGTTCCTGGCCCTGGAAAATCACGCCGCAGATGGTGTTGGGATAGGCCGGGTGGCGCATGCGGTTCAGGACCACCTGGGCGACGGCCGCCTGACCCTGGGGCGTCTCGTTGCCGGCCTCGTAATAGATGGCGGCGGTCATGCAATCGACGGCGCGCGAATACTGGACGATGTCCGTCGGCGACATGATGAAGGGCCTGGCGGGCTGGATCGGCAGGTCAGAGAACGGGATGGAATCGTTGAAAATCTGCGACGACAAGGCGTCGAGCTGACGCACGGCGTCGGGCGCCAGGGTGAACTCGTCCGGGGTCAGCGGGCCGGAGAGGGGCGCGCGGGTGTTGTGGACGGCCGGGCCGGCGTCGCTGCGCGTCTGCTGCTGGATCTGGGCCAAGCGCTGGGTCAGGACCAGGGTGACGGCGGCGACCACGATCAGCGCGCAGCCGAACCAGGCCAGCAGGCTGGGCGCCAGATCCTGGTAGCGCAGCCCGGAGAGCCGGTTCAGGAACGCCGTCAGCGGTCCGGACGGACGGGCGAACGGTTCATCCGGGAGGTTGGTGTCCAGGGACATGGAGTTCCGAATAAGGCGGCCGATGGGGGACGGTGCAGGGTTCGATTAGAACCGTCATGCGACGAGGCCAACCTCATTCGCAATAGCAGAGCAGTATTCGTGCCACGATAGGGACGAACCCGAGCGGGATCGGGGCGGATATGAAAACGCCCGGTCACCGTAGTGGCCGGGCGCTTCAGTTTTGAGACGTGAGCCGTCTCAGCGCAGTCAGGCGGCGACCCTAGGCCGCGACATTGACCCATTCGAACACGCTGCCCGGGGCCTGGCGTTCGTGCCAGGTATAATCGGTGCGGTCCCAGCGCGAGATCCAGGCGGACAGATTGTCCAGCACCACCTCGCCGGTGTCGCCCGCGACCAGCAGGACGGCGTGGCTTTCGCCCCAGCGCGTCTCGACGATGGCGATGGACAGGGCGGCGGCGGGAATGCCGGCCGCGATCAGCTCCTCGCGCTTGGTCAGGACATAGTCCTCGCAGTCGCCGCGCGGGCTGCTGCCGGACGGGGCCTGCCAGTAGTCGAGCTGGCCGTAGTTCGACTGGTCCGAGAGATTGCGGATGCGGCGGTTGACCGAGCGGTTGACGCGGTTGAGCAGGGTCCAGTTGTCGCTGTCCAGAACGACGGTGGCGGCGCGGTCGGCGGCGGCCTGTTCGGCAGGGCGTTCGGGCGCACGGGGCGCGGTCAGGTCGTCGGCCGAGGCGGCGCCGGCGCCGTTCGGCATCGGAACCAGGGGCGAGGTCTGGATGCGCGGCGCCGGGACGCCCAGACGGGCGAAGGTGCGGGCCATCGGATTGCGGTTGATCTCCGCGGCGGAGGCGGCCTGCCAGGCGATGCCGTCGGCCGAGGCGTCCACGGCCTGGGAGCCGAAGTCCGCGGCGGACGCGGCGCCGGCTTCAACGGCCACGGCCTGGGAGCCGAAGTCCGCGGCGGACGCGGCGCCGGCTTCAACGGCGGCGACGCGCGTCGGCTGAACCGGGGCAGGGGCGACAGGCGCGGGGGCGCGCTGGGCCGGGAAGACCCGGCTCCAGTCATAGGTCCCGCGACCGGCGGTCGTCGGCGCAGGACGGGTCGCGGAGGGAGCGGCGGCGTTCGACCGGGCGAAGGCCTGCTGCCAGAACAGGCTGGCGGCCAGACGCGACACGGCGGCCGGATCCCGCGCATCGGCGGCCGATCGCTCGCACTGCGTCGGCGTCCTGCGACAGAAGTCCAGGAAGCCGGCCGGCGCGGGCGCGGCGACGCCGAGCGGCATCGCAACGCGTGTGGCTTGACCGGCTTCGCCGGCCCATGCCGTGGAAGCCCCCAAGGCTCCGACAGCAAAAATCATCAGTGCCGCGCTTCTGCGCAGACGGTAGCGAGACATAGGTGTTCTCCGATCCCCACGGAGACAATGTCATCAGAAGTAAAAGATGAGTTTTACGAACGTTGTTGCTGGTTAATGTACCGGGTTGGTTGACCGCGAAGTAAGGTTAACTTCCGTACACCATCGCGTTGTTCTGAAATGGCACAAGGCGCTATTACTTTAGTCGGAGCGGGCCGGGCAGGGGCTTTGCGGCCGCCTTGGCCTCGCCGTCGGCGCTGGCTATAGAGGGGGTTCGGCCTGCGGGCGTGGCGGAATCGGTAGACGCAACGGACTTAAGCTGAGGATTGAGTGCGCCGGGGGAAATCCCGGACGTAGAACCGCTCAAATTCGGGGAACCCTTTCAACTGGCGATCCCGAGCCAAGCCCGACGGTCCGCCGACGGGAAGGTGTAGAGACTAGACGGGCGGCGTCTAAAGCTTTCGGCCGGCCGGCCGGGGCCATGACGAAGGGATAGTCCAGACCACGAACGCCCCCTCTGGCTTTGGGGGCGGCGGCGAAAGTCGAGGTGGTATGAAAATCCGTCGGGCCTAGCCCATGCCGGTTCGATCCCGGCCGCCCGCACCACCCGCCGATCAAGAGGCCATCCAGGGCCCTCGATCCACCGGCGGTTCTCGAACGTCGATATTTTTTCTGAGGTCTCCGGGGAGCGGCCTCGGCTGGACGGCGCTCAATTCCGCAGACTAGGTTGGCGTCGGGGGAAAGATGTCGCAACAGCCGCTGACCGCTCGAGAGAAGCAATGTCTGGAGCTGGCCGCGCAACGGCTGAGCGACCAGGAGATCGCTGACAGGCTGGGTATCAGCCGTCGGACGGTGGCCGCGCATTTCCAGAGCATCTTCGGAAAGCTGGGCGTGCGCGATCGGCGGCGCGCGGCGGAGCGCGTCGGCATTCAATACCTAGGCGCCGCAATACCGATATCCGGTTCACCGGTTTCGCTCCCTGATGCCGGGGCCGAGGCGGTCAACGACCTCGTCACGACGAGACGTGAAGGGACCCCTTCGTCCGTCGGTTGGTCCATCCCTCCGGCTCCGGAGCGGCTGGTTCTCCGACTGGCGCTGGTGGCGGCCTTCGCCATCGGAGGGACGGTGTTGGCGGTCGGCGGCGCCGCGATCCTGCACCTCGGCATGGAGCTGATGCAGCAGGCGGCGCCCGCCGGAGCCCGTTGAGGCAGACGACGCCAACACATTCATCCCGCCATGGGGCGGAGGGATAACTTCATGTCGAACATCAGCACTCTGCCGACCGCCTCCCGGTCGGCCCTGCAAGCCAAGCGCGCCCTGGGCGCCAAGGCCGCCCGTGAACTCCGGACCGCCGAACACCAGCTCGACCACGCCCTGGCGTCCCATCTCGCCCTGGCTCAGACCCTGGTCATGGGCCGGCTCGAGATCGGCGTCGCGGCCGCCGCGGGTCAGGAAGCCCTGGCCGAACTGACCCGGGCCATCGGCCTGGCCGTCGAGGCCCGGGGCGCGACCATCCGCGCCCATGAAGGCCTGCTGCAGACGGCGGAAGAGTTCTCCGTGCCGTGGCGCATGGAAAGCCCGACCGAGACCAAGCCGGGCAGCACCGCACCCCTGGCCTCCGCGGTCGGCTGAGCCTGGCGAGGCGAACCAGACAGGTAGGGGCCGGCGTTTAGGGATGAATCTTCTCCAGTATCTTCTCATGGCGCCGACCGTCCTCGTCCTGGCGGGCCTGCTGTGGTTCGGCCAGCGCGAGGATCGCCTGGGCGCGGCGGTGTTCGTGT
The genomic region above belongs to Brevundimonas goettingensis and contains:
- a CDS encoding helix-turn-helix domain-containing protein is translated as MSQQPLTAREKQCLELAAQRLSDQEIADRLGISRRTVAAHFQSIFGKLGVRDRRRAAERVGIQYLGAAIPISGSPVSLPDAGAEAVNDLVTTRREGTPSSVGWSIPPAPERLVLRLALVAAFAIGGTVLAVGGAAILHLGMELMQQAAPAGAR
- a CDS encoding transglutaminase-like cysteine peptidase, with the translated sequence MPLGVAAPAPAGFLDFCRRTPTQCERSAADARDPAAVSRLAASLFWQQAFARSNAAAPSATRPAPTTAGRGTYDWSRVFPAQRAPAPVAPAPVQPTRVAAVEAGAASAADFGSQAVAVEAGAASAADFGSQAVDASADGIAWQAASAAEINRNPMARTFARLGVPAPRIQTSPLVPMPNGAGAASADDLTAPRAPERPAEQAAADRAATVVLDSDNWTLLNRVNRSVNRRIRNLSDQSNYGQLDYWQAPSGSSPRGDCEDYVLTKREELIAAGIPAAALSIAIVETRWGESHAVLLVAGDTGEVVLDNLSAWISRWDRTDYTWHERQAPGSVFEWVNVAA
- a CDS encoding cell wall hydrolase, which produces MSLDTNLPDEPFARPSGPLTAFLNRLSGLRYQDLAPSLLAWFGCALIVVAAVTLVLTQRLAQIQQQTRSDAGPAVHNTRAPLSGPLTPDEFTLAPDAVRQLDALSSQIFNDSIPFSDLPIQPARPFIMSPTDIVQYSRAVDCMTAAIYYEAGNETPQGQAAVAQVVLNRMRHPAYPNTICGVIFQGQERSTGCQFSFTCDGAMNRPPNPESWARAKAVATAALNGSVAAEVGMATHYHADYVSPYWAERLVKLRKIGVHIFYRWTGAWGQRFSFTRQHTGEEPVIAKMALVTTPLDALEVPVDPNLVPEPQIEVDTTPLIVAPVQHAPLPEPEPQAPPPPTQAAPPPTPAPTTTNPWPRRPSNASVAAASPSRAAGSPPTKTRRGRATAGQGSVRRAVV